A part of Arthrobacter dokdonellae genomic DNA contains:
- a CDS encoding DUF3145 domain-containing protein, whose translation MNVVSTRGVLFVHSAPAVMCPHIESSIAGVMDQRTGLQWTPQPAAPNVMRTEYVWHGPAGTGARLASALRGWANVRYEVTEEPSAGCDGSRWSHTPELGIFHAVTDVHGNIMVSEDRIRYAYEAGKGEPAAVYQELSLALGEAWDEELEPFRHAAAGAPVRWLHHVG comes from the coding sequence ATGAACGTCGTATCGACGCGCGGTGTCTTGTTTGTGCACTCAGCCCCGGCTGTCATGTGCCCACATATCGAATCATCCATCGCCGGAGTGATGGACCAGCGCACGGGTTTGCAGTGGACGCCACAGCCCGCGGCGCCCAATGTCATGCGCACGGAGTATGTATGGCACGGTCCCGCCGGCACGGGGGCGCGTCTGGCCTCGGCGCTTCGCGGCTGGGCCAATGTGCGCTACGAAGTCACGGAGGAACCCAGCGCCGGCTGCGACGGCTCACGATGGTCGCACACGCCGGAATTGGGCATCTTCCATGCCGTCACCGATGTCCACGGCAACATCATGGTGTCCGAGGACCGCATCCGTTACGCCTATGAGGCAGGTAAGGGCGAACCCGCCGCCGTCTATCAGGAGCTGTCTCTGGCACTCGGCGAGGCCTGGGATGAGGAGCTGGAACCGTTCCGCCACGCGGCAGCAGGCGCCCCGGTGCGCTGGCTCCACCACGTCGGATGA